In one Mauremys mutica isolate MM-2020 ecotype Southern chromosome 3, ASM2049712v1, whole genome shotgun sequence genomic region, the following are encoded:
- the LOC123366873 gene encoding BLOC-1-related complex subunit 6-like, whose product MNVAEPLAFSLQVLASASAGGRGSGTAAAVMAEGRCGPAAEAEGPGQQEQLGAERSLEALSLERGATGAGARQPGGRRATIASALELEGSVRREGLLTHFVASNLQRKIQLSAPAASPIPPVDPAALRDLVALAGQVAAQVDELLRSVHCGLQALTALSVGCIQTYRDGVESLGEAVDTSIRAMYTLVARCEELDLAMQPVPALARRIRDMKGTLERLEGLCK is encoded by the coding sequence ATGAACGTTGCGGAACCGCTCGCCTTCTCGTTACAGGTTCTAGCTAGCGCGAgcgccggggggaggggaagcgggaCGGCGGCGGCGGTTATGGCGGAGGGGCGCTGCGGTCCTGCCGCGGAAGCAGAGGGGcccgggcagcaggagcagctcgGGGCCGAGCGGAGCCTGGAGGCGCTGAGCCTGGAGCGCGGCGCGACCGGCGCAGGAGCGCGGCAGCCGGGGGGTCGTAGGGCCACTATCGCCAGCGCGCTGGAGCTGGAGGGCAGCGTGCGCCGCGAGGGCCTCCTCACCCACTTCGTAGCCAGCAACCTGCAGCGGAAGATCCAGCTCAGCGCGCCCGccgccagccccatcccccccgTAGACCCCGCGGCGCTGCGGGACCTGGTGGCCTTGGCCGGGCAGGTGGCCGCGCAGGTGGATGAGCTGCTGCGCAGCGTGCACTGCGGCCTGCAGGCCCTGACCGCCCTGAGCGTGGGCTGCATCCAGACCTACCGCGACGGCGTGGAGAGCCTGGGCGAGGCCGTGGACACCAGCATCCGAGCCATGTACACGCTGGTGGCGCGGTGCGAGGAGCTGGACCTGGCCATGCAGCCCGTGCCGGCCCTAGCCAGGCGTATCCGTGACATGAAGGGCACGTTGGAGCGGCTCGAGGGGCTCTGCAAATAG
- the PNRC1 gene encoding proline-rich nuclear receptor coactivator 1 has protein sequence MKRARPAVFVSFRIGEGGPIMASVSSDWSLPERGVSLAVLIGAAAEVGVCLSSNNTGALLAVPLTPPPCSPSSGSGISPPSKPTKSPRTLCGPFPAPSLLPLRSCEHPTPAMVTTTAPPPFLARLSAGTEDARRLPPSLFQRLMRGGNNCENQPSCCLAGPGGSARPALKRVRRRKGKIRPSPSGLLPSRYQQYQQHRAGLGRRAPLGAPGPGDVPTLPVPAVPTAPAEEPLASTPPRPAPSKPLRKEFLKNKMGKSEKAPAPHCQPVHSLHLGEQPKSNKQKSKCNVPLTKIASVKTNESNFWQLSVSPEIIEKQEKKPLNNTENFRNMKSKKPGSPTEVNQKESYAGAKFSDPPSPSVLPKPPSHWVGCTIEYSDQNKELMAVHLKTLLKVQA, from the exons ATGAAGAGGGCGCGTCCTGCAGTGTTTGTGTCTTTCCGGATTGGCGAGGGCGGTCCTATTATGGCTTCAGTCTCTTCGGATTGGTCATTGCCAGAGAGAGGCGTGTCACTGGCTGTGCTGATTGGTGCGGCGGCGGAAGTGGGCGTGTGCCTCTCGAGTAACAACACTGGGGCGCTGCTCGCCGTTCCTCTCACTCCCCCGCCATGTTCTCCTAGCAgcggatctgggatttcaccaccATCGAAGCCTACAAAGTCCCCGCGGACGCTGTGCGGCCCCTTCCCAGcgccctctcttctccccctgcGCAGCTGCGAACACCCGACCCCCGCCATGGTCACCACCACGGCGCCGCCGCCCTTCCTAGCCCGGCTCTCGGCAGGCACCGAGGACGCCCGgcggctgccccccagcctcttCCAACGCCTCATGCGGGGGGGCAACAACTGCGAGaaccagcccagctgctgcctggcggGGCCGGGGGGTAGCGCGCGGCCGGCGCTGAAGCGAGTGAGGCGGAGAAAGGGAAAGATCCGGCCCAGCCCTTCGGGGCTGCTACCGAGCCGCTACCAGCAGTACCAACAACACCGCGCtggcctgggcaggagggccCCGCTGGGAGCCCCCGGCCCGGGAGACGTTCCCACGCTCCCAGTACCAGCCGTTCCCACCGCCCCGGCCGAGGAGCCCCTCGCATCGACCCCCCCGAGACCGGCGCCCAGCAAGCCCCTGAGGAAGGAG TTCTTGAAGAACAAGATGGGCAAGTCTGAGAAGGCTCCCgctccccactgccagcctgtTCACAGCCTACACCTGGGTGAACAGCCCAAGAGTAACAAGCAGAAGAGCAAATGTAACGTGCCGCTCACAAAGATCGCATCTGTGAAAACAAATGAAAGTAACTTTTGGCAACTTTCCGTGTCGCCTGAGATAATtgaaaagcaagagaaaaagcCGCTTAATAACACTGAGAACTTCAGAAACATGAAATCAAAGAAACCTGGTTCTCCAACTGAAGTGAACCAAAAAGAAAGTTATGCTGGGGCAAAGTTTAGTGACCCGCCATCTCCCAGTGTCCTTCCAAAGCCTCCCAGTCACTGGGTGGGATGCACTATTGAATATTCTGACCAAAATAAGGAACTGATGGCAGTCCATTTAAAAACTCTCCTAAAAGTTCAAGCATAA